A region from the Eptesicus fuscus isolate TK198812 chromosome 1, DD_ASM_mEF_20220401, whole genome shotgun sequence genome encodes:
- the LOC129149109 gene encoding sperm acrosome membrane-associated protein 4-like: MRSVIQQFQEAHHHQATMVLGWLLLLVMALPTVTTGAMDCIFCELTDSSNYPGIPMTCGDDKECFMGKGTAPGLGPIIKKGTMDISSYGRLEEPITYQSVTYSLTFTCHYGELCNRAPTPAGSLKAGATSLALGVLLLH, encoded by the coding sequence ATGCGGAGTGTCATTCAGCAGTTCCAGGAGGCCCACCACCACCAGGCCACCATGGTCCTTGGCTGGCTACTGCTCCTGGTGATGGCTCTGCCCACAGTCACGACAGGCGCCATGGACTGCATCTTCTGTGAGCTGACTGACTCGTCCAACTACCCTGGCATCCCCATGACCTGTGGCGATGACAAGGAGTGCTTCATGGGCAAAGGGACGGCACCAGGCCTCGGCCCCATCATCAAAAAAGGCACCATGGACATCAGTTCATATGGTCGCCTTGAAGAGCCTATCACCTATCAGAGTGTCACCTATAGCCTCACCTTTACCTGCCATTATGGGGAACTGTGTAACagggcccccacccccgcaggcaGCCTGAAGGCAGGGGCCACCTCCCTGGCGCTGGGCGTGCTGCTTCTTCATTGA